One stretch of Banduia mediterranea DNA includes these proteins:
- a CDS encoding DUF1829 domain-containing protein, translating into MINDIQKLLDDYTRWLRDKTVLREVDSDWVQVTTPHLDRHNDCLQFYVRREGNGYLLTDDGYIINDLISSGCPLDSPKRQELLRTTLAGFGVQMDGEQLLMKATPENFSLKKHNLIQAMLAVNDLFYLASPYVASLFYEDVTQWLDLSDIRYTPKVKFTGKSGYDHMFDFVIPRSRQQPERIVQAISNPKKDSAEALVFKWLDTRETRAPESRLYAFLNDSTTAVSPSVVDALRNYDLEPVLWSQREQAREALAA; encoded by the coding sequence ATGATCAACGACATCCAGAAACTGCTCGATGATTACACCCGTTGGCTGCGGGACAAGACCGTGTTGCGCGAAGTGGATAGCGACTGGGTGCAGGTCACCACACCGCACCTCGATCGCCATAACGACTGTCTGCAATTCTACGTGCGTAGAGAAGGCAACGGATATCTGCTCACCGATGACGGCTACATCATCAACGATTTGATCAGCTCAGGCTGCCCTCTCGACAGCCCGAAACGCCAGGAGCTGCTGAGAACAACGCTAGCCGGCTTTGGCGTGCAAATGGACGGCGAGCAATTGCTGATGAAAGCCACGCCGGAGAACTTCTCGCTGAAGAAGCACAACCTCATTCAGGCGATGTTGGCCGTGAATGACCTGTTCTACCTGGCGTCGCCCTACGTGGCCAGTCTGTTCTACGAGGATGTCACCCAGTGGCTGGATCTCTCGGACATTCGCTATACGCCCAAGGTCAAGTTCACGGGCAAGAGCGGCTACGACCACATGTTCGATTTTGTGATACCGCGATCGCGGCAGCAGCCAGAACGGATCGTGCAGGCCATCAGTAATCCGAAGAAGGATTCCGCAGAAGCACTGGTCTTCAAGTGGCTGGACACAAGAGAGACACGCGCGCCCGAGTCACGACTCTATGCATTCCTTAATGACAGTACAACTGCCGTTTCGCCTTCAGTTGTCGATGCGTTGAGAAATTACGATCTGGAGCCGGTGCTTTGGTCCCAGCGTGAACAGGCACGGGAGGCACTGGCAGCATGA
- a CDS encoding restriction endonuclease subunit S, whose amino-acid sequence MASEWATVPLSELTSTPPTYGVVQPGQDTASGSPMLRVNNFQGHSLNLSEVMRIAPEIEAKYGRTRIQTGDVLLTIVGSVGQVAVVPYELSGWNIARAIAMIRPNKPELSRWISLVLRSPQAQYQLGVTANTTVQTTINLKDLRELRIPLPADGERDAIAHILGTLDDKIECNRCRNQTLEAMARALFQDWFVDFGPVRAKMEGREPYLPADLWQIFPDRLDDEGKPEGWDERPLDEVADFLNGLALQKFPATDPDDSLPVIKIAELRSGVSAKSDRASREVPPKYVIKDGDFLFSWSGSLLAKFWTEGEGALNQHLFKVTSERYPMWFVSHWVHHHLEEFQAIAASKATTMGHIQRGHLKAAMTICPPDDVLERMGIVMAPLVEQVIQNELESRTLAQIRDTLLPKLISGELCIADAATFMERVEAVAT is encoded by the coding sequence ATGGCGAGTGAGTGGGCGACCGTTCCGCTATCCGAGCTGACCAGTACGCCTCCAACATACGGCGTCGTGCAGCCGGGACAAGACACGGCAAGTGGCTCGCCGATGTTGCGCGTAAACAATTTTCAGGGGCACTCGCTCAACCTCTCCGAAGTCATGCGAATTGCGCCGGAAATTGAGGCCAAGTACGGGCGCACGCGTATCCAGACCGGTGATGTTCTTCTCACGATTGTCGGCTCCGTTGGCCAAGTAGCCGTAGTGCCCTACGAGCTCAGTGGCTGGAATATTGCGAGAGCCATTGCCATGATCCGCCCGAACAAACCGGAACTATCGCGTTGGATCTCGCTCGTGCTTCGTTCGCCACAAGCTCAGTACCAGCTTGGCGTTACCGCCAACACGACGGTGCAAACCACTATCAACCTAAAAGACCTGCGCGAGCTTCGCATCCCACTGCCTGCTGATGGTGAGCGCGACGCCATCGCCCACATCCTCGGCACGCTGGACGACAAGATCGAATGCAACCGGTGCCGCAACCAGACCCTGGAGGCCATGGCCCGTGCCCTGTTCCAGGACTGGTTCGTCGACTTCGGCCCCGTCCGCGCCAAGATGGAAGGCCGCGAACCCTACCTTCCCGCCGACCTCTGGCAAATCTTCCCCGACCGCCTCGATGATGAGGGCAAGCCGGAGGGGTGGGACGAGCGGCCGCTCGATGAAGTCGCAGACTTTCTCAACGGCCTCGCGCTGCAGAAATTCCCCGCGACCGACCCTGACGACAGCCTCCCGGTGATCAAGATCGCCGAGCTTCGCAGCGGCGTTAGCGCCAAGAGCGATCGCGCGTCCCGTGAGGTGCCGCCCAAGTACGTCATCAAGGATGGTGATTTCTTGTTCTCCTGGTCCGGCAGCCTGCTCGCGAAGTTCTGGACCGAAGGCGAAGGCGCGCTCAACCAGCATCTGTTCAAGGTCACCTCCGAGCGCTACCCCATGTGGTTTGTCAGCCATTGGGTGCATCATCACCTCGAAGAATTTCAAGCCATCGCCGCATCGAAGGCCACGACCATGGGCCATATTCAGCGTGGCCACCTGAAGGCCGCAATGACGATTTGTCCTCCAGATGATGTCTTGGAAAGGATGGGCATAGTGATGGCGCCCCTTGTCGAGCAGGTGATTCAGAACGAACTTGAATCCCGCACCCTCGCCCAAATCCGCGACACCCTGCTGCCCAAACTGATCTCCGGCGAGCTGTGCATCGCCGATGCCGCAACTTTTATGGAACGCGTGGAGGCCGTGGCAACATGA
- a CDS encoding transposase: MRDYDYTQAGAYFVTVCAQDRACLFGEIVDGEMRLNAAGEMVAAEWQALVGRFPGVELDGFTVMPNHIHAIVVLVGAGLVPARTCAGEEMGDHEGRPYGGWGNHEGRPYGDGRPPPTLGDVMGAFKSITTVSYTRGVKQSTWPGFRGRLWQRNYYEHIIRDTASLHGIREYIANNPLQWALDRENPINVGAGVVPASDRATTRVAPTVDGTTTRVAPTAWDEF, from the coding sequence TTGCGCGATTACGATTACACCCAGGCCGGCGCGTATTTCGTGACCGTGTGCGCACAGGATCGGGCGTGTCTGTTTGGTGAGATCGTGGATGGGGAGATGCGGTTGAATGCGGCGGGGGAGATGGTAGCGGCGGAATGGCAGGCGCTGGTCGGACGGTTTCCCGGTGTCGAATTGGATGGGTTCACGGTCATGCCCAACCACATTCACGCAATCGTCGTGCTCGTAGGGGCGGGCCTTGTGCCCGCCCGGACCTGTGCGGGCGAAGAGATGGGCGACCACGAGGGTCGCCCCTACGGTGGATGGGGTAACCACGAGGGTCGCCCCTACGGTGATGGGCGGCCGCCACCGACGTTGGGAGACGTGATGGGTGCGTTCAAGTCGATCACGACCGTTTCATACACGCGCGGCGTTAAACAATCGACGTGGCCGGGGTTTCGTGGCCGACTCTGGCAACGCAATTACTACGAACACATCATCCGCGACACAGCATCGCTGCACGGTATTCGGGAATACATCGCCAACAATCCGTTGCAGTGGGCGCTGGACCGCGAAAATCCGATCAACGTAGGGGCAGGTGTTGTGCCTGCTTCGGATAGGGCGACCACGAGGGTCGCCCCTACGGTGGACGGAACAACCACAAGGGTTGCCCCTACGGCATGGGATGAATTTTGA
- a CDS encoding DUF6978 family protein, translating to MTILLTQQEADALLALEKHFLGDDRFAFPALGGALRIPLYSSDRREEFSLDITRGRILLEKNTFQTRARKAVILARLDIAGPPHRNPDGEEIDCPHLHLYREGYGDKWATPLPAVFTGIEDAVELMDAFMDYCRVVGKPIIERGLFA from the coding sequence ATGACGATCCTACTTACTCAGCAAGAGGCTGATGCTCTGCTGGCGCTCGAGAAGCACTTTCTCGGCGATGATCGCTTTGCCTTTCCAGCCCTGGGCGGTGCGCTACGCATTCCGCTGTACTCTTCAGACCGGCGTGAAGAGTTCAGCCTGGACATCACCCGCGGCCGGATTCTGCTGGAGAAGAACACTTTTCAAACGCGTGCTCGCAAGGCGGTGATTCTCGCCCGGCTGGATATCGCCGGGCCGCCTCATCGCAATCCCGATGGCGAGGAGATCGACTGCCCGCACCTGCATCTCTATCGGGAAGGGTATGGCGACAAGTGGGCTACGCCTTTGCCGGCGGTGTTTACTGGCATCGAGGACGCCGTGGAGTTGATGGACGCATTCATGGACTACTGCCGAGTCGTCGGCAAGCCCATCATCGAGCGGGGGCTTTTTGCATGA
- a CDS encoding virulence RhuM family protein, with product MNNIVIFESGERSVEVRLEGETVWLSLQQLAELFGRDKSVISRHLKNIFYTNELERESVVAKNATTATDGKIYQVEYYNLDAIISVSYRVNSTRATRFRQWATGVLRQHLVAGYSLNQQRLKERGIAFEQALDLLSRTLANQQLVSTEGEAVLGVIADYARSWSLLQGYDEQSLTGQTGKQQDMRALHLDEVLAAIAQLKAELMVRLVEHFLLLKENGG from the coding sequence ATGAATAACATCGTGATCTTCGAGTCCGGCGAGCGGTCGGTCGAAGTCCGGCTGGAGGGCGAAACGGTCTGGCTGAGCCTTCAGCAACTGGCCGAGTTGTTTGGTCGCGACAAGTCGGTGATCTCGCGCCACCTGAAAAATATCTTTTATACCAACGAGTTGGAGCGGGAGTCAGTTGTTGCAAAAAATGCAACAACTGCCACCGACGGCAAGATCTATCAGGTCGAATACTACAACCTCGACGCCATCATCTCCGTCAGCTACCGGGTCAACTCCACCCGCGCCACCCGCTTTCGCCAGTGGGCCACCGGGGTGCTGCGCCAGCATCTGGTTGCGGGCTACAGCCTCAACCAGCAGCGGCTGAAGGAGCGCGGCATCGCGTTCGAGCAGGCGCTGGATCTGCTCTCGCGCACCCTCGCCAACCAGCAACTGGTCAGCACCGAGGGCGAGGCGGTGCTGGGCGTGATCGCCGACTACGCCCGCAGTTGGAGCCTGTTGCAGGGCTATGACGAACAGAGCCTGACCGGACAGACCGGTAAGCAGCAGGACATGCGCGCGCTGCACCTGGATGAGGTGCTGGCCGCCATTGCCCAGCTCAAGGCGGAGCTGATGGTACGGCTGGTGGAGCATTTCCTGTTGCTGAAGGAAAACGGCGGATGA